A stretch of the Fusobacterium varium genome encodes the following:
- a CDS encoding phosphatidylethanolamine-binding protein, which produces MKKFILILMILLGVNSMAMTLESKGIKDGNISAEYGKYGDNIIDGMPALSIPLSWKDVPKGTKSFVLIMEDYDAIPVSGFSWIHWIALIPGDYTELKENASRNDNKILQGINSWVSSMGGLDREKASFYGGPAPPDKKHTYIFRLYALDKEIKIDGTFYLNEVYRAMKGHILGSAELEGNYNN; this is translated from the coding sequence ATGAAGAAATTTATATTAATTTTAATGATTTTATTGGGGGTGAATTCTATGGCAATGACATTGGAAAGCAAAGGAATAAAAGATGGTAATATTTCTGCTGAGTATGGAAAATATGGAGATAATATTATAGATGGAATGCCAGCTCTTTCAATACCTTTGAGTTGGAAAGATGTACCAAAGGGAACAAAATCTTTTGTGCTAATAATGGAGGATTATGATGCTATACCTGTTTCAGGATTTTCATGGATACATTGGATAGCTTTAATTCCAGGAGATTACACAGAATTAAAAGAAAATGCCAGCAGAAATGATAATAAAATATTACAGGGGATAAATAGCTGGGTGTCATCAATGGGAGGGTTAGACAGAGAAAAAGCTTCATTTTATGGAGGTCCTGCACCACCTGATAAAAAACATACTTATATTTTTAGATTATATGCTTTAGATAAAGAGATAAAAATTGATGGAACATTTTATTTAAACGAAGTATATAGAGCAATGAAAGGGCATATTCTAGGAAGTGCTGAATTAGAAGGCAATTATAATAATTAA
- a CDS encoding putative transcriptional regulator: MAKKIITCPLELTQEILKKKWTSIILWRLRLGSMRIRDFKKDIKGCNEKMLIEHLNELLKVGLIIKIEHEDIYPKHSEYLLTEMGQELLPILEKMQNFGAKYLLDKNSDKK, translated from the coding sequence AATAATAACATGTCCACTTGAACTTACACAGGAGATACTAAAGAAAAAATGGACTTCAATAATATTGTGGAGATTGAGATTAGGTTCAATGAGGATAAGAGACTTTAAAAAAGATATAAAGGGCTGTAATGAAAAAATGCTTATAGAACATCTTAATGAACTTTTAAAAGTAGGGTTGATAATAAAAATTGAACATGAAGACATTTACCCAAAACATAGTGAATATCTGCTGACAGAAATGGGGCAGGAACTTCTTCCAATATTGGAAAAAATGCAGAACTTTGGAGCTAAATATTTGTTAGATAAAAATTCAGACAAAAAATAA